Proteins encoded together in one Mycobacterium simiae window:
- the hisI gene encoding phosphoribosyl-AMP cyclohydrolase, which produces MTRLDPGIAARLKRNDDGLFTAVVQERSSGDVLMVAWMDDDALARTLETREATYFSRSRGEQWIKGATSGHTQHVHSVRLDCDGDAVLLTVDQVGGACHTGDHSCFDSDLLLQPEA; this is translated from the coding sequence ATGACGAGGCTCGATCCCGGCATCGCCGCCCGCCTCAAGCGCAACGACGACGGCTTGTTCACCGCGGTCGTGCAGGAGCGAAGCAGCGGCGACGTGCTGATGGTTGCCTGGATGGATGATGACGCGCTGGCCCGCACACTGGAAACCCGTGAAGCTACCTACTTTTCGCGTTCCCGCGGTGAGCAGTGGATCAAGGGCGCGACGTCCGGTCACACCCAGCACGTACATTCAGTACGGCTGGACTGCGACGGTGACGCCGTGCTGCTGACCGTCGATCAGGTGGGCGGGGCCTGCCACACCGGAGACCACAGCTGCTTCGACAGCGATCTACTGCTGCAACCCGAAGCCTGA